From the Peromyscus leucopus breed LL Stock chromosome 8b, UCI_PerLeu_2.1, whole genome shotgun sequence genome, one window contains:
- the LOC114706381 gene encoding T-cell-specific guanine nucleotide triphosphate-binding protein 2-like, with the protein MAWAASFDEFFKNFKRESKLLSEETTTLIKFHIEENDLQEALSVIDSALRDIENATLNIAVTGETGTGKSTFINALRGVGQEEEGAAATGVTETTMERKQYDHPKFPQVKIWDLPGIGSTNFPPQSYLTEMKFSEYDFFIIVSATRFKENDAQLAKAIKEMKMNFYFVRTKTDNDLYNEQKSKPKSFNKEKVMMNIREDCSRHLQDILSSEPPVFLVSNLDRSGYDFPELEMKLLRELPAHKRHIFMLSLHSVTEAAINLKRDSLKQKVRLEAIKAGVLATIPLGGMIRDDIENLDETFNLYRSYFGLDDASLEKIAEDFDMSVNEFKVHLRFPHLFTEDNDVPLGDRLAKYIKHISSVTGGPVATCIYYRKTYYLQNLFLDTAANDAIALLNKEALFEKKVGTYISKPPDYWE; encoded by the coding sequence ATGGCCTGGGCCGCTAGCTTTGAtgaattctttaagaattttaagaGAGAAAGCAAACTCCTCTCTGAGGAAACCACCACCTTGATTAAATTCCACATTGAGGAAAATGACCTCCAGGAAGCACTGTCTGTAATCGACAGTGCACTGAGAGACATCGAGAATGCCACCCTGAACATTGCTGTGACAggggagacagggacagggaaGTCCACGTTCATCAATGCCCTcaggggggtggggcaggaagaagaaggtgCAGCTGCCACTGGGGTGACAGAGACAACCATGGAGAGAAAGCAGTATGACCACCCCAAGTTTCCCCAGGTGAAAATATGGGACCTGCCTGGCATTGGGTCCACTAACTTCCCACCACAAAGTTACTTAACAGAAATGAAGTTTTCTGAGTATGACTTCTTCATTATCGTCTCTGCTACACGcttcaaagaaaatgatgcaCAACTAGCCAAAGCCATCAAAGAGATGAAGATGAATTTCTACTTTGTCCGAACCAAGACAGATAATGACTTATATAATGAGCAGAAGAGTAAACCTAAATCTTTCAATAAGGAGAAAGTCATGATGAACATCCGAGAAGACTGTTCAAGGCATCTCCAGGACATTCTCTCCAGTGAGCCTCCAGTCTTCTTGGTCTCTAACTTGGATAGGTCTGGCTATgacttcccagagctggaaaTGAAACTCCTAAGGGAGCTCCCAGCCCATAAGCGCCACATCTTCATGCTGTCCTTGCACAGTGTTACTGAGGCCGCCATTAACCTCAAGAGAGATTCCTTGAAGCAGAAAGTCCGGCTGGAGGCCATTAAGGCTGGAGTATTGGCTACCATTCCACTTGGTGGCATGATCAGGGATGATATTGAGAATCTGGATGAAACATTCAACCTCTACAGGTCTTACTTTGGGCTGGATGATGCCTCATTGGAAAAGATTGCTGAAGATTTTGACATGTCTGTGAATGAATTCAAGGTGCACCTTCGGTTTCCCCATTTGTTTACAGAAGACAATGATGTGCCCTTAGGAGACAGATTAGCAAAATATATCAAACACATTTCCTCTGTTACTGGTGGACCAGTTGCTACCTGCATTTACTACAGAAAGACTTACTATTTGCAGAATCTTTTTCTGGATACTGCTGCAAATGATGCTATTGCTCTTCTTAATAAGGAAGCTCTTTTTGAAAAGAAGGTGGGAACATATATATCTAAGCCCCCTGATTACTGGGAATGA